Within the Magnetospirillum sp. ME-1 genome, the region GCCGCCAAGCGCGGCAAGAAGGTGGGCGAGATCATCGGTCGTCGCGACGGTGCCGCCGCCGCGGCCGCCGCCGGCGCTTGATCGGGAGGGCATTGAACATGGCCGCCAAGAAGAAGACCGCCGCCAAGTCGACCGTCAAGGTCACTCAGATTGGTAGCCCCATCGGCCGTCCGGCCGACCAGGGCGCCACTCTGATCGGCCTGGGCCTGGGCAAGATGCACCGCACCCGCGAGCTGGAGGATACTCCGGCGGTGCGCGGCATGATCACCAAGGTCCGCCACCTGGTGCGCGTGGAAGACTAGAACATCCGGGGGCCGGGGCTTCAAGCTCCGGCCGACCGTGACGAGGACGAAAAGAAATGAAGCTCAACGAACTTCGCGACAACGAGGGCGCGCGCTATCAGTCGAAGCGCCTTGGCCGTGGCATCGGCTCCGGCAAGGGCAAGACTTCGGGCAAGGGCGTGAAGGGTCAGACCTCGCGTACCGGCGTGGCGATCAACGGCTTCGAAGGCGGTCAGATGCCC harbors:
- the rpmD gene encoding 50S ribosomal protein L30, with product MAAKKKTAAKSTVKVTQIGSPIGRPADQGATLIGLGLGKMHRTRELEDTPAVRGMITKVRHLVRVED